In Candidatus Dadabacteria bacterium, a genomic segment contains:
- a CDS encoding polyprenyl synthetase family protein has product MSFDTKEYLHTRKEIIDRSLREYLPPDKAETKLHQSIAYSVHPGGKRLRPILCLATAELVCGSHKNVLPAACAIEMIHTYSIIHDDLPSMDDDDTRRGEPSNHRVFGEAVATLAGDALLTDAFSLITEKSLKEGISSELILRVISIISEAAGSKGMVLGQAFDLEMDGGQHLSVNEISNTYLMKTAKMITASVLSGAILSGAGEEEVLKLKSYSEKIGIAFQIKDDILDATGSHSTTQESEDKTGAKKHTYVSVMGVQASNARVSELTNQAIEELESFQKTPNPLREIAIWLSEREE; this is encoded by the coding sequence ATGAGTTTTGACACAAAAGAGTACCTCCACACAAGAAAAGAGATCATTGACCGCAGCCTACGCGAATACCTGCCTCCCGATAAGGCCGAAACAAAACTCCATCAATCAATCGCCTACAGCGTACATCCAGGCGGAAAAAGACTAAGACCGATACTGTGTCTTGCCACCGCGGAGCTTGTATGCGGAAGCCATAAAAATGTTTTGCCTGCGGCGTGCGCGATTGAGATGATCCACACCTATTCCATCATTCATGACGATCTTCCCTCGATGGATGATGACGATACCAGAAGAGGGGAGCCGTCGAACCATAGGGTCTTCGGAGAAGCCGTGGCCACCCTGGCAGGAGACGCCCTTTTAACCGACGCCTTCAGTCTGATAACGGAAAAATCCCTCAAGGAGGGTATATCGTCAGAGCTTATATTGCGAGTGATTTCCATTATTTCCGAGGCCGCGGGATCGAAGGGAATGGTTCTCGGGCAGGCCTTTGACCTTGAGATGGACGGGGGACAGCATTTATCAGTTAATGAAATTTCGAATACTTACCTGATGAAAACGGCAAAAATGATCACAGCATCCGTTCTTAGCGGAGCAATTCTCTCTGGAGCGGGCGAGGAAGAAGTCCTGAAGCTCAAATCCTATTCGGAGAAAATAGGTATCGCCTTTCAGATAAAAGACGACATCCTGGATGCTACGGGAAGTCACAGCACAACACAGGAGTCAGAAGACAAAACCGGAGCGAAGAAACACACCTACGTATCTGTTATGGGAGTACAAGCATCAAACGCTAGGGTCTCCGAGCTTACAAACCAAGCCATAGAAGAGCTTGAAAGTTTTCAGAAAACTCCAAATCCTCTAAGAGAAATAGCCATCTGGTTAAGTGAAAGAGAAGAATAA
- the xseB gene encoding exodeoxyribonuclease VII small subunit yields MSSEMKSFENLLDEIKKIVDTLETGKLPLDESIEKFERGADLIKECYLNLESVKKKISLIVEKNDGTFDLEDFNDEEQ; encoded by the coding sequence ATGAGTTCCGAGATGAAATCCTTTGAGAACCTTCTCGATGAAATAAAGAAAATTGTCGATACGCTTGAAACGGGGAAACTGCCTCTTGATGAATCCATTGAAAAATTCGAACGTGGGGCGGACCTTATAAAGGAGTGTTATTTAAACCTTGAGAGCGTAAAAAAGAAAATAAGTCTTATAGTGGAAAAAAACGACGGTACTTTTGATCTTGAAGATTTTAACGACGAAGAACAGTAA
- a CDS encoding cation:proton antiporter codes for MVSLALVLGVVGQMLSIRTGFPNIVFFLIFGILVGPEFLSLVHPSEFGEGLEIIIKLCVAIVLFEAGLNLNKEEARSHGNIILLLITVGAMITMVGGAVFAYFVGNLSWEMAFVYGALVIVTGPTVVHPLLRRFKVKPNLKHILEYEGVLIDPIGALIALFVVEVVLIGSTQTASGLTFGFISHVGEIGQAVLLVVYKFLVGGIFGLLGGYAATFAVKRFYIYMEDFVDLFMLASALAVYGFAEMVTLDAGLVAAIVSGAIVGNLNIPEEEEMKKFKGKLTILVISLLFIFLAASLELDYIKDLGIYGPLIVLGLLFIVRPIEIFLLCMRSNLSIREKMFLSFVSPRGIIAASIASIIALELHRHEIEGGNTVQGLVFLTIAISVFLQGGAGGFVSRVLGVNDNRNKVVILGANNLARLLARLLEKTGKEVCLIDTNRRLVELSKSQGLNAIEGNGLTVDGLEKTEISSPDTLISLTTSDHVNVLACRLVRIDFKVSNVCALINRMASPSDIEDMERFRVPLAFGKKIDVMDIYSKITAKEYVVFKSQIKKETIDKMDFEKSLPEHMIPLVVERTRTEEVSVYHEGFSLEVGDMVSILDVDPVSTSPHVLGEFEKELIEV; via the coding sequence ATGGTGTCCCTTGCCTTGGTGCTGGGAGTAGTCGGCCAGATGCTCTCCATCAGGACAGGATTTCCAAATATTGTATTTTTCCTCATTTTCGGGATTCTGGTAGGTCCGGAATTCTTATCTCTGGTCCATCCCTCGGAGTTTGGAGAAGGACTTGAAATAATAATAAAGCTCTGCGTAGCCATCGTTCTTTTCGAAGCAGGACTCAACCTGAATAAAGAGGAGGCTCGTAGCCACGGGAACATAATACTGCTGCTTATAACCGTGGGCGCGATGATTACGATGGTAGGCGGGGCGGTCTTCGCGTACTTTGTAGGAAATCTTTCCTGGGAAATGGCCTTCGTTTACGGTGCTTTGGTCATAGTAACCGGCCCAACCGTTGTCCATCCCCTATTGAGAAGATTCAAAGTTAAGCCAAACCTAAAACACATACTCGAGTACGAAGGAGTTCTGATCGACCCTATCGGGGCCTTGATAGCTCTTTTTGTAGTTGAGGTAGTCCTTATCGGAAGCACCCAGACTGCGTCTGGCTTAACCTTCGGATTCATAAGTCATGTCGGGGAGATCGGCCAAGCAGTGCTCCTTGTCGTTTACAAGTTTCTAGTAGGTGGGATTTTCGGTCTTCTTGGAGGTTACGCAGCGACCTTTGCAGTTAAGAGATTCTATATCTACATGGAGGACTTCGTAGATCTTTTTATGCTTGCCTCAGCGCTTGCCGTCTACGGATTTGCAGAAATGGTAACCCTGGATGCCGGGCTCGTGGCGGCTATCGTCTCAGGAGCTATAGTCGGAAACCTGAATATTCCAGAGGAAGAGGAAATGAAGAAGTTCAAGGGCAAGCTTACGATCCTTGTCATTTCTCTGCTCTTCATTTTTCTCGCGGCAAGCCTTGAACTCGATTACATAAAGGATTTGGGTATCTATGGCCCCTTGATTGTGCTCGGGCTGCTTTTCATCGTACGACCGATAGAGATATTTCTTCTCTGCATGCGTTCCAATCTTTCGATCAGGGAAAAAATGTTTCTTTCGTTCGTTTCCCCGAGAGGAATCATCGCCGCGTCAATAGCTTCGATTATAGCCCTGGAGTTGCACAGACATGAAATTGAGGGTGGCAATACGGTCCAAGGACTTGTATTTCTTACCATAGCTATTTCGGTCTTCCTTCAAGGAGGTGCAGGAGGCTTTGTCTCAAGGGTACTAGGGGTTAACGACAATAGGAATAAAGTGGTGATACTAGGAGCTAACAATCTCGCAAGACTTCTGGCGAGATTGCTTGAAAAAACAGGAAAAGAAGTCTGCCTAATAGATACAAACAGGAGGCTTGTCGAGCTTTCCAAATCACAAGGACTAAATGCGATTGAGGGAAACGGCCTGACCGTTGACGGACTTGAGAAAACGGAGATTTCTTCCCCGGATACCCTTATATCCCTTACAACAAGCGATCATGTGAACGTTCTTGCCTGTCGTCTTGTGAGAATAGATTTCAAGGTCAGCAACGTTTGTGCACTTATAAACAGGATGGCGAGTCCTTCCGATATTGAGGACATGGAAAGATTCAGGGTTCCCCTTGCTTTCGGAAAAAAAATTGACGTGATGGATATATATTCGAAAATTACTGCTAAGGAATACGTTGTCTTCAAATCCCAGATCAAAAAAGAAACAATCGATAAAATGGATTTTGAAAAATCGCTTCCGGAGCACATGATTCCACTTGTCGTGGAGAGAACGAGAACCGAAGAAGTTTCTGTTTACCATGAAGGCTTTAGTCTTGAGGTGGGAGATATGGTGTCCATTCTCGATGTGGACCCGGTTTCAACAAGCCCTCATGTTCTTGGAGAATTCGAAAAAGAGCTAATTGAAGTGTAA